The following proteins are encoded in a genomic region of Streptococcus cristatus AS 1.3089:
- a CDS encoding DUF443 family protein, with amino-acid sequence MFKKAEMEPLAKRNLRYRILKTEDNYYLLDVERPFLIVYFLPLLIYFVPHRCYEISKEEYEQLSQSEEENARLKEAFEKHGLGYSLGTGVGAMLLSRVFDINQFLKFDSSRISNFLAILIVLLLFGLRLWLTVAYEVPSGLKIGTIIKYTFILALLKNYFLVFLRILCRCCLQ; translated from the coding sequence ATGTTTAAAAAGGCTGAAATGGAGCCCTTGGCTAAAAGAAATCTTCGATATCGCATACTAAAAACAGAGGATAACTATTATCTTCTGGATGTAGAACGCCCTTTTTTGATTGTCTACTTCTTGCCCTTGTTGATTTACTTTGTGCCTCACAGATGTTATGAGATAAGTAAGGAAGAATATGAGCAATTGTCCCAATCAGAGGAGGAGAATGCTCGGTTAAAAGAGGCTTTTGAAAAACATGGTCTTGGCTATAGCTTAGGAACTGGCGTAGGTGCCATGCTTCTATCGAGAGTATTTGATATCAATCAATTTTTGAAATTTGATTCAAGTAGAATTAGCAATTTTTTGGCTATTCTAATTGTATTATTGCTTTTTGGTTTGCGTTTATGGCTTACAGTGGCTTATGAAGTCCCTAGTGGATTAAAAATAGGGACTATCATAAAATATACGTTTATCCTCGCTTTGTTAAAGAATTACTTTTTAGTATTTTTGCGTATATTATGTCGGTGTTGTTTACAGTAA